From a single Microbacterium terrisoli genomic region:
- a CDS encoding SatD family protein has protein sequence MVVAVTADMIGSRQLEDRARAQRTLDDAIARVEDDLPLADRALKPTVGDEQQGVYPTLEAALGSLLLLRLALPDAVGVRFGLGIGAVGVIPSEAAAAGISDGPGWWAARAAIDHVHKLEQRQVPGVRTWVVAHDSEPAAAQDAVRWANAYLLARDQLVSDMSERTRRLTYGRCLGRTQRRLAASEEITQSAVSQALASSGAAAIVEGFVQLGLR, from the coding sequence ATGGTGGTCGCAGTCACTGCCGACATGATCGGCTCCCGACAGCTCGAAGACCGCGCGCGGGCGCAGCGCACGCTCGATGACGCCATTGCGCGGGTTGAAGACGACCTCCCTCTGGCCGACCGGGCGCTGAAGCCCACGGTGGGCGACGAACAGCAGGGCGTGTATCCGACGCTCGAGGCGGCGCTCGGCTCGCTGCTGCTGCTGCGCCTCGCTCTGCCCGACGCGGTGGGGGTGCGCTTCGGGCTGGGGATCGGCGCGGTGGGCGTCATCCCGTCCGAGGCCGCAGCGGCGGGCATCTCCGACGGGCCGGGCTGGTGGGCGGCGCGAGCCGCGATCGATCACGTGCACAAGCTCGAGCAGCGTCAGGTGCCCGGCGTGCGCACCTGGGTGGTCGCACACGACTCCGAGCCCGCCGCCGCGCAGGACGCGGTGCGTTGGGCGAACGCCTATCTGCTCGCGCGCGATCAGCTGGTAAGCGACATGAGCGAACGGACCCGGCGCCTGACCTACGGCCGCTGTCTCGGCCGGACCCAGCGCCGTCTTGCCGCATCGGAGGAGATCACGCAGTCGGCCGTCTCGCAGGCGCTCGCGTCATCGGGCGCCGCCGCGATCGTCGAAGGATTCGTCCAGCTCGGACTGCGCTGA
- the argH gene encoding argininosuccinate lyase, which translates to MTNQHGTNEGALWGARFASGPSPELAALSKSTHFDWALAPYDIAGSRAHAAALHAAGYLDDEQWAGMRAALDALEADVASGAFTAAETDEDVHGALERGLIERAGADLGGRLRAGRSRNDQIATLVRLYLLDHARSISHGILRLIDAIVAQSEAHPAAIMPGRTHLQHAQPILLAHHLQAHGWPLVRDLERLRDWAARARVSPYGGGALAGSSLGLDPALVARELGLDRPAENSLDGTAARDVVAEFAFVAAQIGVDLSRFAEDIILWNTREFGFVTLDDGYSTGSSIMPQKKNPDIAELARGKAGRVIGNLTGLLATLKGLPIAYNRDLQEDKEPVFDSAATLELLLPAFAGMVATLRFDTARMAALAPEGFSLATDVADWLVRQGVPFRDAHEISGALVQACEQRGIGLADASDELLAQISPQLTPVVRDVLTIEGSVASRDGAGGTAPVRVAEQRAELIARAQAAARALGV; encoded by the coding sequence GTGACCAACCAGCACGGCACCAACGAGGGGGCCCTGTGGGGCGCCCGGTTCGCATCGGGGCCGTCGCCGGAGCTTGCGGCCCTGAGCAAGTCCACGCACTTCGACTGGGCGCTAGCCCCATATGACATCGCCGGCTCCCGCGCCCACGCGGCGGCGCTGCATGCGGCCGGCTACCTCGACGACGAGCAGTGGGCGGGAATGCGCGCGGCGCTGGACGCGCTGGAAGCGGACGTCGCCAGCGGGGCGTTCACCGCGGCTGAGACCGACGAAGACGTGCACGGCGCCCTGGAGCGGGGCCTGATCGAACGCGCCGGCGCCGATCTGGGCGGACGACTGCGCGCCGGTCGCAGCCGCAACGACCAGATCGCCACGCTCGTACGGCTGTATCTGCTCGATCATGCCCGCTCGATCAGCCACGGCATCCTGCGTCTGATCGACGCGATCGTCGCGCAGTCCGAGGCCCATCCCGCGGCGATCATGCCCGGCCGCACCCACCTGCAGCACGCGCAGCCGATCCTGCTGGCACACCACCTGCAGGCCCACGGCTGGCCGCTCGTGCGCGACCTGGAGCGGCTGCGCGACTGGGCCGCCCGTGCGCGTGTGAGCCCATACGGCGGGGGAGCGCTCGCCGGCTCGAGCCTGGGCCTGGACCCGGCACTGGTCGCCCGTGAACTGGGCCTGGACCGACCGGCCGAGAACTCGCTCGACGGCACCGCCGCGCGGGACGTGGTGGCCGAGTTCGCCTTCGTCGCGGCGCAGATCGGCGTGGACCTCTCGCGGTTCGCCGAAGACATCATCCTGTGGAACACGCGCGAGTTCGGCTTCGTCACCCTCGACGACGGCTATTCGACCGGTTCGAGCATCATGCCGCAGAAGAAGAATCCCGACATCGCGGAACTCGCCCGTGGCAAGGCCGGCCGAGTGATCGGCAATCTCACCGGGCTCCTGGCGACGCTGAAGGGCCTGCCGATCGCGTACAACCGCGATCTGCAGGAAGACAAGGAGCCTGTCTTCGACTCCGCCGCGACGCTCGAACTGCTGCTGCCTGCGTTCGCGGGGATGGTCGCGACGCTGCGCTTCGACACCGCCCGCATGGCGGCGCTGGCCCCAGAGGGATTCTCGCTGGCGACCGACGTAGCGGACTGGCTCGTGCGGCAGGGGGTTCCGTTCCGCGATGCGCACGAGATCTCCGGCGCGCTGGTGCAGGCGTGCGAACAGCGGGGGATCGGGCTGGCGGATGCCTCCGACGAGCTTCTCGCGCAGATCTCGCCGCAGCTGACTCCCGTGGTGCGCGATGTGCTCACGATCGAAGGTTCGGTGGCCTCTCGCGACGGGGCAGGCGGCACCGCACCCGTGCGGGTCGCCGAGCAGCGCGCCGAGCTCATCGCCCGCGCCCAGGCTGCGGCGCGCGCCCTCGGCGTCTGA
- the tyrS gene encoding tyrosine--tRNA ligase, whose amino-acid sequence MSESALSATAPANDPTFENVWDEIVWRGLVHVSTDQEALRELLGGDPITYYCGFDPTAPSLHLGNLVQLLLLRRLQLAGHKPLGLVGGSTGLIGDPRPTAERTLNAKETVVEWVGRLRAQVEHVLSFEGENAARIVNNLDWTAPMSAIDFLRDIGKHYRVGTMLKKDAVSARLNSEAGISYTEFSYQLLQGMDYLELYRQYGCVLQTGGSDQWGNLTSGTDLIHRVEGVSVHAIGTPLITNSDGTKFGKSEGNAIWLDPEMCSPYAFYQFWLNTDDADVVDRMKVFTFLTRAEIDEYARLVEAEPYRRAAQKRLAREVTAFVHGVDATTAVAAASEALFGKGDLTALDAQTLRSALRELPNVEASVDATVAQVLFDTGLVASLGEARRAIAQGGVTLDGVRVDDEGALVTGALPGGVSVVRRGKKTLAGVFVSG is encoded by the coding sequence GTGTCTGAATCCGCTCTGAGTGCGACCGCGCCGGCGAACGACCCGACGTTCGAGAACGTCTGGGACGAGATCGTCTGGCGTGGACTCGTGCATGTGTCCACCGATCAAGAAGCTCTGCGCGAGCTGCTCGGCGGGGACCCCATCACGTATTACTGCGGGTTCGATCCGACGGCGCCGAGTCTGCATCTGGGCAACCTCGTGCAGCTGCTGCTGCTGCGTCGACTTCAGCTGGCCGGGCACAAGCCACTGGGGCTGGTGGGCGGTTCGACCGGTCTGATCGGCGACCCGCGGCCCACGGCCGAGCGCACGCTGAACGCGAAGGAGACCGTCGTCGAATGGGTCGGGCGGCTGCGGGCCCAGGTCGAGCACGTGCTCAGCTTCGAGGGCGAGAACGCTGCGCGCATCGTCAACAACCTCGACTGGACTGCGCCGATGAGCGCGATCGACTTCCTCCGCGACATCGGCAAGCACTACCGCGTCGGCACGATGCTGAAGAAGGATGCCGTCTCCGCGCGGCTGAACTCCGAAGCCGGCATCAGCTACACCGAGTTCAGCTACCAGCTGCTGCAGGGCATGGACTACTTGGAGCTCTACCGCCAATACGGCTGTGTGCTGCAGACCGGAGGGTCGGATCAGTGGGGCAATCTCACCAGCGGCACGGATCTCATCCACCGTGTCGAGGGCGTGTCGGTGCACGCGATCGGCACGCCGCTGATCACCAACAGCGACGGCACGAAGTTCGGCAAGAGCGAGGGCAACGCGATCTGGCTCGACCCGGAGATGTGCAGCCCGTACGCGTTCTACCAGTTCTGGCTGAACACCGACGACGCCGACGTCGTGGACCGCATGAAGGTCTTCACGTTCCTGACCCGCGCCGAGATCGACGAGTACGCCCGTCTGGTCGAGGCCGAGCCGTACCGGCGGGCCGCGCAGAAACGGCTGGCGCGGGAGGTCACGGCCTTCGTGCACGGGGTGGATGCCACGACCGCGGTGGCTGCGGCATCCGAAGCGCTCTTCGGCAAGGGCGATCTGACCGCGCTCGACGCCCAGACGCTGCGCAGCGCGCTGCGTGAGCTGCCGAACGTCGAAGCATCCGTCGATGCGACGGTCGCCCAGGTGCTCTTCGACACGGGTCTGGTCGCCAGTCTCGGCGAGGCGCGTCGTGCGATCGCGCAGGGCGGCGTCACCCTCGACGGTGTGCGCGTCGACGATGAGGGAGCGCTCGTGACCGGTGCGCTGCCGGGTGGTGTCTCAGTCGTCCGCCGTGGCAAGAAGACGCTCGCGGGCGTCTTCGTGTCGGGCTGA
- a CDS encoding DUF4184 family protein, which produces MPFTPSHAVVALPFLRTPMVPAAIVVGAMAPDLPLFLPWLPFSYQVMHTNIVIAGVVAALLLGLWYVLVRPAVRELSPDAVARRLPELWDHVPLRRDRSRPRLQITWLALSILFGVISHIVWDAFTHAGRWGVRAVPALNEQWGPLPGYKWLQHGSGLLALAILGVFAVVWFMRATRTGLERVFPSAVRWGWWMSLPVALVVAWGIGLLVLGPLTPGFTTEQLAYRVLPPAVGIWGVLTLVLCGAVQMRRAGRGIADRR; this is translated from the coding sequence GTGCCGTTCACTCCGAGTCACGCGGTCGTCGCGCTGCCGTTTCTGCGCACACCGATGGTGCCCGCAGCCATCGTGGTCGGCGCGATGGCTCCCGACCTGCCGCTGTTCCTGCCGTGGCTGCCGTTCTCCTACCAGGTGATGCACACGAACATCGTGATCGCCGGGGTGGTTGCGGCGCTGCTGCTGGGCCTCTGGTATGTGCTCGTGCGCCCCGCGGTGCGCGAGCTCAGTCCGGACGCCGTGGCCAGGCGACTGCCGGAGCTGTGGGATCACGTTCCGCTGCGCCGAGACCGCAGTCGTCCGCGCCTGCAGATCACCTGGCTTGCGCTGTCGATCCTGTTCGGCGTCATCTCGCACATCGTGTGGGACGCCTTCACGCACGCCGGCCGGTGGGGGGTGCGTGCAGTGCCCGCGCTGAACGAGCAGTGGGGGCCGTTGCCGGGCTACAAGTGGCTGCAGCACGGCTCGGGCCTTCTGGCCCTCGCGATACTGGGGGTGTTCGCGGTCGTGTGGTTCATGCGCGCGACGCGCACCGGACTGGAGCGCGTGTTCCCGAGCGCGGTGCGCTGGGGCTGGTGGATGTCGCTGCCGGTGGCGTTGGTGGTGGCCTGGGGCATCGGGCTGCTCGTGCTCGGTCCGCTCACGCCCGGTTTCACGACCGAGCAGCTGGCGTATCGGGTGCTGCCGCCGGCGGTGGGGATCTGGGGCGTGCTGACCCTCGTGCTGTGCGGTGCCGTGCAGATGCGGCGCGCGGGACGGGGCATCGCCGACCGCCGTTGA